The proteins below come from a single Candidatus Acetothermia bacterium genomic window:
- a CDS encoding DUF4384 domain-containing protein, which produces MRKWLVLVSLVLGAVLGMAQSGVSPLGIVPAPIPGFSVSIWTERPQYTIGEEARIFFYVSQPAYVYIFDIEPSGRVRQLFPNFWSPNPYVPAGIHTLPDRPTYQLEVTPPGGMETLQIVACTNPLAFSPGTSAEPYPLLGPDVDAGRARVLGLVPEPGCGCCVTAWTTVQILPSPGYEFWPCPPCFGIGPCPPCFGVTPAPPGASWFCDPGGTWHFFIGGCPSGTGICWYLGPDGRWQIKVNICFGNCD; this is translated from the coding sequence ATGCGTAAATGGCTCGTCCTGGTATCGCTCGTCCTCGGTGCGGTCCTGGGGATGGCTCAGTCCGGCGTATCCCCGCTGGGGATCGTGCCGGCGCCCATCCCGGGCTTTTCCGTGTCCATCTGGACTGAGCGGCCGCAGTACACCATCGGTGAGGAGGCAAGGATCTTCTTCTACGTGTCCCAGCCGGCCTACGTGTACATCTTCGACATCGAGCCGTCGGGGCGGGTGCGCCAGCTCTTCCCCAACTTCTGGTCGCCGAATCCGTACGTGCCCGCTGGGATCCACACCCTGCCGGACCGGCCGACCTACCAGCTTGAGGTTACCCCGCCTGGTGGGATGGAGACGTTGCAGATCGTGGCCTGTACCAACCCGCTTGCTTTCTCGCCCGGCACGTCCGCCGAGCCCTATCCCCTCCTCGGCCCGGACGTCGATGCTGGCCGGGCCCGGGTCCTGGGGCTCGTGCCCGAGCCGGGCTGTGGGTGTTGCGTTACCGCTTGGACGACCGTTCAGATCCTGCCCAGCCCGGGCTATGAGTTCTGGCCGTGCCCGCCGTGCTTCGGGATCGGGCCGTGTCCCCCGTGCTTCGGGGTCACGCCCGCCCCGCCCGGGGCCAGCTGGTTCTGTGATCCGGGTGGGACCTGGCACTTCTTCATCGGCGGCTGTCCGAGCGGGACCGGCATTTGCTGGTACCTCGGCCCGGACGGGCGGTGGCAAATCAAGGTCAACATCTGTTTCGGGAACTGCGACTAG